One window of Methanothermobacter tenebrarum genomic DNA carries:
- a CDS encoding Coenzyme F420 hydrogenase/dehydrogenase, beta subunit C-terminal domain yields the protein MDPKIGMVGTPCQITAATLMKDYESFIKEFPVTLKIGLFCMENFSYKYLKRFLEEKGISLKEIIQCRIEGGSAKFHLNSGETISIPLKELKETMRKSCQICMDYTSEQADISIGSVGSPQGWSTIIIRTKKGLKLIKAAEEKKYIKTKPISDKGFELLQRLAAGKKEKNLKEIKKREKVARPVMYWRVMPETEYLEEVTDYQFRDLRGDVIDIGACVLCGACLLSCPEEIIKIEDRKPEIKGECPPACNACYIACPRTYVPDNIISHETAKEPLGDYIKIVSAKAPMFKGQDGGVVTALLSYALSEGIVDKVLVVDKDTKNPWKPTPKLTKHIEDVIKAAGTKYSACPIFKAMGGS from the coding sequence ATGGATCCTAAAATTGGCATGGTCGGCACCCCCTGTCAAATAACAGCAGCAACCCTCATGAAAGACTATGAATCCTTCATAAAAGAATTCCCAGTCACCCTAAAGATAGGACTATTCTGCATGGAAAACTTCTCCTACAAATACCTTAAAAGGTTCCTAGAAGAGAAAGGAATAAGCCTAAAAGAGATAATACAATGCAGAATAGAGGGAGGATCCGCTAAATTCCACTTAAACAGTGGAGAGACAATATCCATACCCCTAAAGGAACTAAAGGAAACCATGCGCAAAAGCTGCCAAATATGCATGGACTATACATCAGAACAAGCCGACATATCAATAGGCTCAGTAGGCTCCCCACAAGGGTGGTCAACCATAATCATAAGAACAAAAAAAGGACTTAAACTCATCAAAGCAGCTGAAGAAAAAAAATACATCAAAACCAAACCAATAAGCGACAAAGGATTTGAATTACTCCAAAGGTTAGCCGCTGGGAAAAAAGAAAAAAACCTAAAAGAGATCAAGAAAAGGGAAAAGGTTGCAAGACCAGTAATGTACTGGAGAGTGATGCCAGAGACAGAATACCTCGAAGAGGTGACTGATTACCAATTCAGAGACCTCAGAGGAGACGTTATAGATATAGGGGCCTGCGTATTATGCGGGGCGTGCCTGCTCTCATGTCCAGAAGAGATCATAAAAATAGAAGACAGAAAACCGGAAATAAAAGGAGAATGTCCACCAGCTTGTAACGCATGCTACATAGCCTGCCCCAGAACATATGTACCAGACAATATCATAAGCCACGAAACCGCGAAAGAACCCCTAGGAGATTATATCAAAATAGTATCAGCCAAGGCCCCAATGTTCAAAGGCCAAGACGGTGGAGTTGTAACCGCATTATTATCATATGCACTATCAGAGGGGATAGTTGATAAGGTCCTAGTAGTTGACAAGGACACCAAGAACCCATGGAAACCCACCCCCAAACTTACAAAACATATCGAAGATGTTATTAAGGCGGCTGGCACAAAATATTCAGCCTGTCCAATATTCAAAGCAATGGGAGGATCCTAA
- a CDS encoding glutamate synthase-related protein — protein sequence MPFKVERKAEICKRNFNRPGCCWYLCDNPDEEQCKGCFSCYNNCPHEVYEIINGEPQPIRHEKCVGCRICEEMCPNDAIEVNAVVEDRRNVWSLVDLTEIQRKSEEGTYKVRGCGALRRIPTFDDLVLIPAQVSRPPIDKYREPCNTKVILGDRYAENPLELDTPIMIAAMSFGAISKEAKIALAMGATLAGTATNTGEGGMLPEERKYASKLIVQYASGRFGVSAAYLNNSEAIEIKIGQGAKAGMGGHLLGEKVTGEVSRIRMIPEGTDALSPARHMDIVGPEDLSMKISQLREITDWRVPIMVKFTSGRVRDDVKIAAKAGADIVVVDGMQGGTGAGPDVVTEHAGIPIIAAIVEADEALKEVNLREEVSLVAAGGIRSGADVAKAIALGADAVYIGTAALVAIGCRVCQMCYAGTCRKGIATQDPLFRKRLDYVEGGKRVARYIEAMTEELSMLTQQAGNTDVSKLEKDDLRALNLETAALTGVKMAGMEAPLYSL from the coding sequence TTGCCATTCAAAGTTGAAAGGAAAGCTGAAATATGTAAAAGGAACTTCAACAGGCCAGGTTGTTGCTGGTACCTCTGCGACAACCCCGACGAAGAACAATGCAAAGGCTGCTTCTCATGCTATAACAATTGTCCACATGAAGTCTATGAGATAATAAACGGGGAACCACAACCCATAAGACACGAAAAGTGTGTAGGATGCCGTATATGCGAAGAGATGTGTCCTAATGATGCTATAGAAGTAAATGCTGTTGTGGAGGATAGAAGGAACGTATGGTCACTGGTAGATCTCACCGAAATACAGCGAAAATCAGAAGAGGGCACCTACAAGGTCAGAGGGTGCGGCGCACTACGCAGAATACCAACATTTGACGATCTAGTCCTGATACCTGCACAAGTTTCAAGGCCACCAATAGACAAATACCGGGAACCATGCAACACAAAGGTTATACTAGGGGATAGGTACGCCGAGAACCCACTAGAACTTGACACTCCAATAATGATAGCTGCCATGTCATTCGGAGCCATCAGCAAAGAGGCCAAGATAGCCCTTGCAATGGGCGCCACACTCGCAGGAACAGCCACAAACACTGGTGAAGGTGGCATGCTACCCGAAGAGAGGAAATACGCATCAAAACTTATTGTACAATATGCATCTGGCAGATTCGGAGTATCAGCAGCTTACCTCAACAATTCAGAGGCTATTGAGATCAAGATAGGTCAAGGGGCGAAGGCTGGTATGGGCGGACACCTATTAGGAGAAAAGGTTACAGGGGAAGTCTCAAGAATAAGAATGATACCAGAGGGTACAGACGCGTTAAGCCCAGCAAGGCATATGGATATAGTCGGCCCAGAGGATCTTAGCATGAAAATATCACAACTTAGGGAGATAACAGACTGGAGAGTGCCTATAATGGTCAAGTTCACCTCTGGACGGGTAAGGGATGATGTTAAGATAGCTGCCAAGGCAGGGGCCGATATAGTCGTGGTCGATGGCATGCAAGGGGGTACAGGCGCCGGACCAGATGTGGTGACAGAACATGCAGGGATACCCATTATAGCGGCGATAGTAGAAGCCGATGAAGCCCTCAAAGAGGTCAACCTCCGTGAAGAAGTTAGTCTAGTGGCAGCCGGTGGAATAAGAAGCGGGGCCGATGTTGCGAAGGCCATAGCACTAGGTGCGGATGCGGTGTATATTGGTACAGCAGCCCTCGTGGCCATTGGATGTAGGGTTTGTCAAATGTGCTATGCCGGAACTTGTCGTAAAGGCATCGCAACCCAAGACCCATTATTTAGAAAGAGATTAGATTATGTTGAAGGGGGTAAACGGGTTGCAAGATACATTGAAGCCATGACAGAAGAACTTTCAATGTTAACACAACAAGCAGGTAATACTGATGTCAGTAAACTTGAAAAGGACGATCTCAGGGCGCTTAATCTTGAAACTGCAGCACTTACAGGTGTTAAAATGGCCGGGATGGAAGCACCCCTCTATTCCTTATAA